One region of Spiroplasma culicicola AES-1 genomic DNA includes:
- a CDS encoding NADP-dependent glyceraldehyde-3-phosphate dehydrogenase: protein MRTYKALINNQLIDNGQWLEIINPTTLEVAGKVTALTADDINKAYSVARSAQQNWEEVELLQRIEVLKRFRNEIEKNKEEIAQIMSEEIAKGLKESLAEVERTIEIIDYTFEEAKRIDPLAMTGEGMGAKNKIGVFSRVAKGVVLAISPFNYPFNLALAKIIPALVMGNTVVFKPATAGSLVGAFMANLAINADLPKGIFNIVTGRGREVGDIITSNPEINMISFTGSVGVGNQIRKMGSSTDLVLELGGKDPALVLDDLNLEKYASEIVAGAYGYSGQRCTAIKRVLVPNKIADKLIPLIKAKVEALTVGSPQENANITAVIDEKSADFIQGLIDDAKAQGAVILTGDKREKNLMWPTLIDNVTVDMRVAWEEPFGPVLPILRIDSVEEMIEIANKSQFGLQASVFCQDISTAINVAKKIQTGTININSKSQRGPDCFPFLGIKDSGEGVQGIRESLLSMTRYRGIVVNY from the coding sequence ATGAGAACATACAAAGCATTAATAAATAACCAATTAATTGATAATGGACAATGATTGGAAATAATTAACCCAACCACTCTTGAAGTAGCTGGAAAAGTAACTGCTTTAACTGCTGATGATATTAATAAAGCATATTCAGTTGCAAGATCTGCTCAACAGAATTGAGAAGAAGTTGAACTATTACAAAGAATTGAAGTTCTAAAACGTTTTAGAAATGAAATTGAAAAAAATAAAGAAGAAATTGCTCAAATTATGAGTGAAGAAATTGCTAAAGGTCTAAAAGAATCTTTAGCAGAAGTTGAAAGAACAATTGAAATTATTGATTATACTTTTGAAGAAGCAAAAAGAATTGATCCTTTAGCAATGACAGGCGAAGGAATGGGTGCTAAAAACAAAATTGGTGTCTTTTCAAGAGTTGCTAAAGGAGTAGTTTTGGCAATTTCACCATTTAACTATCCATTTAATTTAGCATTAGCAAAAATTATTCCTGCATTAGTGATGGGAAATACAGTTGTATTTAAACCAGCAACTGCTGGAAGTTTAGTTGGTGCATTCATGGCAAATTTAGCAATTAATGCAGATTTACCTAAAGGAATTTTCAACATTGTAACTGGAAGAGGAAGAGAAGTTGGAGATATCATTACTTCAAATCCAGAAATCAATATGATTTCATTTACTGGAAGTGTTGGTGTTGGAAATCAAATTAGAAAAATGGGAAGTTCAACAGATTTAGTACTTGAACTTGGAGGAAAAGATCCAGCATTAGTATTAGATGATCTTAACCTTGAAAAATATGCATCAGAAATTGTAGCTGGAGCTTATGGATATTCTGGACAAAGATGTACTGCTATTAAAAGAGTATTAGTGCCAAATAAAATAGCAGATAAATTAATTCCGTTAATTAAAGCAAAAGTTGAAGCATTAACTGTAGGTTCTCCTCAAGAAAATGCCAATATTACAGCTGTTATTGATGAAAAATCTGCAGATTTTATTCAAGGATTAATTGATGATGCCAAAGCACAAGGAGCAGTAATTTTAACTGGAGATAAAAGAGAAAAAAACTTAATGTGACCAACATTAATTGATAATGTAACAGTTGATATGAGAGTTGCATGAGAAGAACCATTTGGACCGGTTTTACCAATTTTAAGAATTGATTCAGTTGAAGAAATGATTGAAATTGCAAATAAATCTCAATTTGGTTTACAAGCAAGTGTATTTTGCCAAGATATTTCAACAGCAATTAATGTAGCAAAGAAAATTCAAACTGGAACTATCAATATTAATTCAAAATCACAAAGAGGACCAGATTGCTTTCCATTCTTAGGAATTAAAGATTCAGGAGAAGGGGTTCAAGGAATTAGAGAGTCACTATTAAGCATGACAAGATATAGAGGAATAGTTGTAAATTACTAA
- a CDS encoding TrmH family RNA methyltransferase: MNEITSIKNNLIIDTLKLKEKKSQFSEQKYLTEGLNIVKESLDHNVVEVIFCTKKHIDDFKNFENLYLISENVAQKLSDVKTNQEVFAICRFENTSLFEQNNLLVLDNIQDPGNLGTLIRSAKAFGFKNILCSQDTVSLYNPKVLRAVQANHLGMHIEYGDIKTMLNNLKSKFKIITTKLGQKNDLDIIYQQKEHQYALVLGNEGNGVSEEIYQLSDYNCILNLDSQVESLNVAIAGSILMYNLAN, encoded by the coding sequence ATGAATGAAATTACTTCAATTAAAAATAATTTAATTATTGACACTTTAAAATTAAAAGAAAAAAAATCGCAATTTAGTGAGCAAAAATATTTAACTGAAGGGTTAAATATTGTCAAAGAATCACTTGACCACAATGTTGTTGAAGTTATTTTTTGTACTAAAAAACATATTGATGACTTTAAAAATTTTGAAAATCTGTATTTAATTTCTGAAAATGTTGCTCAAAAATTAAGTGATGTTAAAACAAATCAAGAAGTATTTGCAATTTGTCGATTTGAAAATACCAGTTTATTTGAACAAAATAATCTTTTAGTTTTAGATAATATTCAAGATCCAGGAAATCTTGGGACTTTAATTCGTAGCGCAAAGGCTTTTGGATTTAAAAATATTTTGTGTTCCCAAGATACTGTAAGTTTATATAATCCAAAAGTATTGCGTGCTGTTCAAGCAAACCATTTAGGAATGCACATTGAATATGGCGATATTAAGACAATGTTAAATAATCTTAAATCAAAATTTAAAATTATTACAACAAAATTAGGTCAAAAAAATGATTTAGACATTATTTATCAACAAAAAGAGCATCAATATGCTCTAGTTTTGGGCAATGAAGGCAATGGAGTCAGTGAAGAAATCTATCAATTAAGTGATTATAATTGCATTTTAAATTTAGATTCACAAGTGGAAAGTTTAAATGTTGCAATTGCTGGTTCAATCTTGATGTATAACTTAGCAAACTAA
- a CDS encoding RNA-binding protein: MAKSNQNNDLFKYKPSNPRDPKMPSLTLELSDDIGFSNSTNNNEEFEDNFKSSTRTIAIEESIDSQNPKTSFMDFQPDRTEELLTNGSKKKKSGAQSLIAKLKQQVLEKEENETKTKESDEGQTTVVMPDPNSENRLRFGMRPSLAPKSKVQIDAKTKMLNVNRESRQKLTEAQVKKIVNEFKYKVVKITKTEVILKNSKYGFEIYFNNVDNRWWVTALCFEEIWNPKKTIFVSFWSGNTFIGYGHPTLEETINQAHDLMEFGRTGDIVWKDFVTGWNEKTNRFIAGDVAKKFEFKEYQKIIKWWESNKIRILVKQDNVRDYEDLMNETKAKRAAGEAINPLAGIQAKLLDPPRRAQFVFGYPVRNPKYKGKEYDKPENKLYEIGFAYAE, from the coding sequence ATGGCAAAATCAAATCAAAATAATGATTTATTTAAATATAAACCATCAAATCCAAGAGATCCAAAGATGCCATCATTAACACTTGAATTAAGTGATGATATAGGTTTTTCAAATAGTACAAATAATAATGAAGAATTTGAAGATAATTTTAAATCGTCAACAAGAACTATTGCAATTGAAGAATCAATAGATAGTCAAAATCCAAAAACAAGTTTTATGGATTTTCAACCAGATCGTACTGAAGAACTTTTAACAAATGGTTCTAAGAAAAAGAAGAGTGGTGCTCAGAGTTTAATTGCTAAATTAAAACAACAAGTTTTAGAAAAAGAAGAAAATGAAACAAAAACTAAAGAAAGTGATGAAGGCCAAACTACAGTTGTAATGCCTGATCCAAATAGTGAAAATCGTCTAAGATTTGGAATGCGCCCAAGTTTAGCACCAAAGTCAAAAGTACAAATTGATGCCAAAACTAAAATGTTAAATGTTAATCGTGAATCACGTCAAAAATTAACTGAAGCACAGGTAAAAAAAATTGTAAATGAATTTAAATATAAAGTTGTCAAAATCACAAAAACAGAAGTAATTTTGAAAAATTCAAAATATGGTTTTGAAATTTATTTTAATAATGTTGATAATCGTTGATGAGTAACAGCATTATGTTTTGAAGAAATATGAAATCCTAAAAAAACTATTTTTGTTTCATTTTGAAGTGGTAATACTTTTATAGGTTATGGTCACCCAACTTTAGAAGAAACAATTAATCAAGCCCATGATTTAATGGAATTTGGAAGAACTGGAGATATTGTTTGAAAAGACTTTGTGACTGGGTGAAATGAAAAAACTAATCGTTTTATTGCAGGAGACGTTGCAAAGAAGTTTGAATTTAAAGAATATCAAAAAATTATTAAATGATGAGAAAGCAATAAAATTCGTATTCTTGTAAAACAAGATAATGTAAGAGATTATGAAGATCTTATGAACGAAACAAAAGCAAAACGTGCAGCAGGAGAAGCAATTAATCCATTAGCAGGAATTCAAGCTAAACTTTTAGATCCTCCAAGAAGAGCACAATTTGTTTTTGGCTATCCTGTAAGAAATCCAAAATATAAAGGGAAGGAATATGACAAACCTGAAAATAAATTGTATGAAATTGGGTTTGCATATGCAGAATAA
- a CDS encoding dUTP diphosphatase — translation MLQTKHLIYLSQKQEQLDNYIRKAKNFTDTTDIIQKKMVAFLVELGEFINEERSFKYWSNKASSEKSILLEEYIDGLHFIVSLGNNIEFEFDQFTFKAKEKGDIIQIYLDTYRDASIFNEDKVKQKYSDVLNSFLNMGYNLGFQEDELIAAYNKKNEKNFERQDNNY, via the coding sequence ATGTTACAAACAAAACACTTAATATATTTGTCACAAAAACAAGAACAGTTAGATAATTATATTCGCAAAGCAAAGAATTTTACAGATACAACTGATATTATTCAAAAGAAAATGGTCGCTTTTTTAGTAGAATTGGGTGAATTTATCAATGAAGAACGCTCATTTAAATATTGATCTAATAAAGCAAGTAGTGAAAAAAGTATTTTATTAGAAGAATATATTGATGGTCTTCATTTTATTGTTTCTTTAGGAAACAATATTGAATTTGAATTTGATCAATTTACATTTAAAGCAAAAGAAAAAGGCGATATTATTCAAATTTATTTAGATACTTATCGTGATGCATCAATTTTTAATGAAGATAAAGTAAAACAAAAATATAGTGATGTTTTAAATTCATTTTTAAATATGGGCTACAATCTTGGTTTTCAAGAAGATGAATTAATTGCAGCTTATAATAAAAAAAATGAAAAAAATTTTGAAAGACAAGATAATAATTATTAA
- a CDS encoding glucose-6-phosphate isomerase, with product MISINFSNSKIENDIKNFSKEKMKEIHDVIENKTGLGNEFLGWLTWPEDFNKDEYQKMKEVANKLRQEIDVLLVVGIGGSYLGARAADEMIRGLYPNDKVELIYIGNTISSTYTKQVLDYIADKEFAIANISKSGTTTEPGIAFRVFEKHLIDKKGKEVAKNRIVAVTDKARGALKQLADAEGYQTFTIPDDIGGRFSVFTPVGIFPLLVAGIDTDAMFRGAQKALNDLKSLDNQAYQYAVARYIFHEQKGYKAETLVSYELQMQMFTEWWKQLFGESEGKDGKGLFPTSVVFSTDLHSLGQFIQEGTKNVLFETVIDVKNPTVDLNIPSTEEDLDGLNYLTTKTFHEINATALVGVIDAHSNTGNVPNIILEFDKMDAEMFGYAGYWFMKACAFSGYLLGVNPFNQPGVEVYKENMFKLLKKPGY from the coding sequence ATGATAAGTATAAATTTTTCAAATTCAAAGATAGAAAATGATATTAAAAATTTTAGTAAAGAAAAAATGAAAGAAATTCACGATGTTATTGAAAACAAAACAGGATTAGGGAATGAATTTTTGGGGTGATTGACTTGACCTGAAGATTTCAATAAAGATGAATATCAAAAAATGAAAGAAGTTGCCAACAAATTAAGACAAGAAATTGATGTTTTATTAGTTGTTGGAATTGGGGGCAGTTATTTAGGAGCAAGAGCTGCTGATGAAATGATCAGAGGGCTTTATCCAAATGATAAAGTTGAATTAATTTATATTGGAAATACTATAAGTTCGACTTATACAAAACAAGTTTTAGATTATATTGCTGATAAAGAATTTGCCATTGCCAATATTTCAAAATCTGGAACAACAACTGAACCTGGAATCGCATTTAGAGTATTTGAAAAGCATTTAATTGATAAAAAAGGAAAAGAAGTTGCAAAAAATAGGATTGTTGCAGTTACAGATAAAGCTCGCGGAGCGCTAAAACAATTGGCGGATGCAGAAGGTTATCAAACATTTACAATTCCAGATGATATTGGAGGAAGATTTAGTGTCTTTACTCCAGTTGGAATTTTTCCTTTATTGGTTGCTGGAATTGATACTGATGCAATGTTTAGAGGTGCACAAAAAGCTTTAAATGATCTAAAATCATTAGATAATCAAGCTTACCAATATGCAGTTGCAAGATATATTTTCCACGAACAAAAAGGTTATAAAGCAGAAACATTAGTATCTTACGAGTTACAAATGCAAATGTTTACTGAATGATGAAAACAATTATTTGGTGAATCAGAAGGAAAAGATGGAAAAGGTTTATTTCCAACAAGTGTAGTATTTTCAACAGATTTACACTCATTGGGACAATTTATTCAAGAAGGAACAAAAAATGTTTTATTTGAAACTGTAATTGATGTTAAAAATCCAACAGTTGATTTAAATATTCCTTCAACTGAAGAAGATTTAGATGGATTAAATTATTTAACAACAAAAACATTCCATGAAATTAATGCAACAGCTTTAGTGGGGGTAATTGATGCTCACTCAAATACAGGAAATGTACCAAATATTATTCTTGAATTTGATAAAATGGATGCAGAAATGTTTGGCTATGCAGGCTATTGATTTATGAAAGCTTGTGCATTTAGTGGATATTTGTTAGGAGTTAATCCGTTCAATCAACCAGGGGTTGAAGTTTATAAAGAAAATATGTTTAAACTATTAAAAAAACCTGGTTATTAA
- a CDS encoding S1 RNA-binding domain-containing protein: MVKKGEKVTAKVTSLVNYGAFCEVVDGDDTIKGLIHISEFSDYFVSDISQFVNVGDEVEVEVIEIITDKNQVKLSYKKIRPELLKENQSKIKETGDGFDNLKNIVESK; this comes from the coding sequence ATGGTAAAAAAAGGTGAAAAAGTTACAGCTAAAGTTACAAGCTTAGTTAACTATGGTGCCTTTTGTGAAGTTGTTGATGGCGATGATACTATCAAAGGTTTAATTCACATTTCAGAATTCTCTGACTATTTTGTGAGCGATATCTCGCAATTTGTAAATGTTGGAGATGAAGTTGAAGTTGAAGTAATTGAAATTATTACAGATAAAAATCAAGTAAAATTAAGTTACAAAAAAATCCGACCAGAATTATTAAAAGAAAATCAGTCAAAAATTAAAGAGACTGGTGATGGTTTTGATAATTTAAAAAATATAGTAGAATCAAAATAA
- a CDS encoding NifU family protein gives MEKNTLEQKVKEIIAQLRMYVTQDGGDMEFVAIRDRHVYIRLLGNCVGCGLTELTYKEGIESILLEEFPYDIDGVELVM, from the coding sequence ATGGAAAAAAATACCTTAGAACAAAAAGTCAAAGAAATCATCGCACAATTGCGCATGTATGTAACTCAAGATGGTGGTGACATGGAATTTGTGGCAATTAGAGATCGTCATGTTTACATACGATTATTAGGAAATTGTGTTGGTTGTGGCTTAACAGAATTAACATACAAAGAAGGTATTGAAAGTATCCTTTTAGAAGAGTTTCCCTACGACATCGATGGTGTTGAATTAGTAATGTAA